The following proteins are encoded in a genomic region of Thermococcus pacificus:
- a CDS encoding cysteate racemase yields MAERVIGILGGMGPLATADLFRRIVEKTPAKRDQDHPRIIIYNNPKIPDRTAFILGQGEDPRPELIASARKLEECGADFIIMPCNTAHFFAETIQRAIRIPLVSMIDETAKVVREMGLRKVGLLATDGTIKGLVYHRALLEHGVQIAVPDKTNQEKVMRGIYKGVKAGNLELGRKLLLEVARRLERRSDGIIAGCTEVSVALRQEDLSVPLIDPMDVIAEKAVKLALGLEDF; encoded by the coding sequence ATGGCCGAGCGTGTCATAGGAATCCTCGGCGGCATGGGACCTTTAGCAACGGCCGACCTCTTCAGGAGGATAGTTGAGAAGACCCCCGCGAAACGCGATCAGGACCATCCGAGGATAATCATCTACAACAACCCGAAGATACCGGACAGGACAGCGTTCATACTTGGACAGGGTGAAGACCCAAGGCCCGAGCTGATAGCCAGCGCGAGAAAGCTTGAAGAGTGCGGTGCCGACTTCATAATAATGCCTTGCAACACGGCACACTTCTTCGCAGAGACTATACAGAGGGCTATACGCATTCCCCTCGTCAGCATGATTGATGAGACCGCTAAAGTTGTTCGGGAAATGGGCCTGAGAAAAGTCGGCCTCCTTGCCACCGATGGAACCATCAAGGGACTCGTCTACCACAGAGCGCTCCTTGAACACGGCGTCCAGATAGCGGTACCGGACAAGACCAACCAGGAGAAAGTTATGAGGGGCATATACAAGGGGGTAAAAGCCGGAAACCTTGAACTGGGGAGGAAGCTTCTCCTCGAAGTGGCCAGGCGGCTGGAAAGGCGCTCCGATGGAATAATAGCGGGCTGCACCGAGGTGAGCGTGGCGTTGAGGCAGGAGGACTTGAGCGTCCCCCTGATAGACCCGATGGACGTGATAGCGGAAAAAGCTGTGAAGCTTGCCCTCGGCCTTGAGGACTTTTAA
- a CDS encoding MBL fold metallo-hydrolase: MRVTVLVEDYSGYESPFLAQHGVSFLVEKGGKRILFDTGQSAEPVLHNMELLGIEPGSIDYIFLSHCHYDHTGGLLGILKAVGRRIPVIAHPEIFRKHFITKPYLRSVGIPFRRDEIEELAELYFTAELIEIVEDLYSTGEIRGREDFEKANLEVYTLRGRKVIKDELLDDTSLVAKTEEGLVVVSGCSHAGIVSIVKHAIRLTGEKRVKAIIGGFHLIDASEERIERTVREFLELGVEEVYTGHCTGLKAEAAFLQAYGERFHKLHSGVVIDFPD, translated from the coding sequence ATGCGCGTAACCGTCCTCGTCGAGGACTATTCTGGCTATGAAAGCCCGTTTCTGGCGCAGCACGGCGTCAGCTTTCTCGTTGAAAAAGGCGGGAAGAGGATTCTCTTCGACACGGGGCAGAGCGCCGAGCCGGTTCTCCACAACATGGAGCTCCTCGGAATAGAGCCCGGGAGCATCGACTACATCTTCCTGAGCCACTGCCACTACGACCACACCGGCGGCCTTCTGGGAATCCTCAAGGCGGTCGGGAGGAGGATTCCCGTCATAGCGCACCCCGAGATATTCAGGAAGCACTTCATCACGAAGCCCTACTTAAGGAGCGTCGGGATACCCTTCAGGAGAGATGAGATTGAGGAGCTGGCGGAGCTTTATTTCACTGCTGAACTCATCGAGATAGTTGAGGATCTATACTCAACGGGCGAGATAAGGGGGCGCGAGGACTTTGAGAAGGCCAATCTGGAGGTTTACACCCTGAGAGGCAGAAAGGTCATAAAAGATGAACTCCTCGACGACACGAGCCTTGTCGCAAAAACCGAAGAAGGTCTTGTCGTCGTGAGCGGTTGCAGCCACGCGGGCATAGTGAGCATAGTGAAGCACGCGATAAGGCTCACAGGCGAGAAGAGGGTTAAGGCCATCATTGGAGGCTTTCACCTCATCGACGCGAGTGAGGAACGCATCGAGAGGACAGTGAGGGAGTTCCTGGAGCTCGGAGTCGAGGAGGTCTACACCGGGCACTGCACCGGATTGAAGGCTGAAGCTGCTTTCCTCCAAGCCTACGGCGAGCGCTTCCACAAGCTCCACTCTGGGGTGGTGATTGATTTCCCTGACTGA
- a CDS encoding ABC transporter ATP-binding protein produces MPVIEVENVRKYYGDVRGVDGLSFSVEEGEIYGFLGPNGAGKTTTVKILVKIIKDYEGTVKVFGKDLREWGKDYYNKIGVSFEFPAVYSRLTALENLQFFASFYKRHLDPLEVLKMVGLEKEADQLVSGFSKGMKKKLDLARALLPDPEVLFLDEPLEGLDPASARKIKDLLLEMRENGKTVFLTTHNMYVADELCDRVAFIVEGKIALVDSPGELKVKMGKRLVRVEYVDDNDVKMAEFPLENLGRNEEFLNIIKNHEVRRINTEEPTLEEIFLKVTGRRLV; encoded by the coding sequence ATGCCGGTCATAGAGGTTGAGAACGTTAGGAAGTACTACGGTGATGTGAGGGGCGTTGATGGGCTCAGCTTCTCGGTGGAGGAGGGGGAAATCTACGGCTTCCTCGGGCCGAACGGCGCCGGAAAGACCACAACGGTCAAAATCCTCGTGAAGATCATCAAGGACTACGAGGGCACTGTGAAGGTATTTGGGAAGGATCTCCGGGAGTGGGGAAAGGACTACTACAACAAAATCGGCGTGTCCTTCGAGTTTCCTGCCGTCTATTCGAGGCTAACCGCCCTGGAAAACCTTCAATTCTTCGCGAGCTTCTACAAAAGGCACCTCGACCCCCTCGAAGTCCTGAAGATGGTTGGGCTCGAGAAAGAGGCGGACCAGCTCGTATCCGGCTTCTCCAAGGGCATGAAGAAGAAGCTCGACCTCGCGAGGGCTTTGCTGCCAGACCCAGAGGTGCTCTTCCTCGATGAGCCGCTTGAAGGCCTCGACCCCGCGAGTGCAAGGAAGATAAAAGACCTTCTCCTCGAGATGAGGGAAAACGGCAAGACGGTCTTCCTGACAACCCACAACATGTACGTCGCGGACGAGCTGTGCGACAGAGTAGCTTTCATCGTTGAGGGAAAGATAGCCCTCGTTGACAGCCCGGGAGAGCTCAAGGTGAAGATGGGGAAGAGGCTCGTCAGGGTGGAGTACGTGGATGACAATGATGTTAAGATGGCCGAGTTCCCGCTCGAAAACCTCGGAAGAAACGAGGAGTTTCTGAATATCATCAAAAACCACGAGGTCAGGAGGATAAACACGGAGGAGCCCACACTGGAGGAGATATTCCTGAAGGTGACGGGGAGGAGGCTCGTATGA
- the corA gene encoding magnesium/cobalt transporter CorA, with the protein MGEEPEKPRITVIAYSKDRFMSGKLSDIREVLEITGYDVVWVNVDTVSLIPELKEVLGIHEVLVRDFKRGAGRPRVMVFPDYLFVLLHQIYEKDGGLKRERIGLLLKGNLLVTVQEIPGDVFDPIRESIREGEGLFRERGADYLLFALLEAIVENYVPIIERISSRMEELEARILSKGDETVLRRIHSIRQEILFMRRTVFPLLEAFRKLELEGTSFFSEETRPYIEELHGHVMEVLEILEGQRELANSLVELYYSTISMKTNDIIRILTVVSTIFIPLTFITGLYGMNFRYMPELYWRYSYPVVLLAMLVIAVGMLVYFKKKVWI; encoded by the coding sequence ATGGGTGAGGAACCGGAGAAGCCGCGGATAACGGTGATAGCCTATTCAAAGGATAGGTTCATGAGCGGGAAGCTCTCCGATATTCGGGAAGTCCTTGAAATAACGGGCTACGACGTCGTCTGGGTGAACGTGGATACCGTCTCCCTCATCCCGGAGCTCAAGGAAGTCCTCGGCATCCACGAGGTTCTCGTGAGGGACTTCAAGAGGGGCGCCGGAAGGCCACGGGTGATGGTTTTCCCGGACTATCTCTTTGTCCTGCTCCACCAGATATACGAGAAGGATGGCGGGCTGAAGAGGGAGCGCATAGGTCTCCTCCTCAAGGGCAACCTCCTCGTCACCGTTCAGGAGATTCCCGGAGATGTCTTCGACCCCATAAGAGAGAGCATCCGCGAGGGGGAGGGACTCTTCCGCGAGCGTGGCGCTGACTACCTCCTCTTCGCACTCCTCGAGGCGATAGTCGAGAACTACGTGCCAATAATAGAGAGGATAAGCTCCAGGATGGAGGAGCTCGAAGCGAGGATACTATCAAAGGGGGATGAGACCGTTCTGCGCAGGATACATAGCATAAGGCAGGAGATACTCTTCATGAGGAGAACCGTCTTCCCGCTCCTCGAGGCCTTCAGGAAGCTCGAACTGGAGGGGACGAGCTTCTTCAGCGAGGAAACCAGGCCCTATATCGAGGAGCTTCACGGTCACGTGATGGAAGTCCTCGAAATCCTCGAGGGACAGCGCGAACTCGCCAACAGCCTCGTGGAACTCTACTATTCGACCATATCGATGAAAACCAACGACATCATAAGAATCCTGACGGTGGTCTCAACGATATTCATCCCGCTTACCTTCATAACCGGCCTCTACGGCATGAACTTCCGCTACATGCCAGAGCTCTACTGGCGCTACAGCTACCCTGTGGTTCTGCTCGCTATGTTGGTGATAGCGGTTGGCATGCTGGTCTATTTCAAGAAAAAGGTGTGGATTTAA
- a CDS encoding helix-turn-helix domain-containing protein, translating into MKRIKFSIPISLDYFNAFRSFLEAVEWGYGDTYFLLGSDVVKLVEVKFKEGVKPEEVLGELLKIPYVKDAKLIPKNDHYLLYVRANLLHASLPENVSRFFEVQKRGMVVFEKGTFSTEGFYLYVVCEEGLLGDVISAVKEVYGARVVSVEDYTPGENPLLKLTGRQFEVLLLAYKSGYFDNPRRVTLRELSQMLGLSPSTVKEHLRKGLKRVLEEVIE; encoded by the coding sequence ATGAAGAGGATAAAGTTCTCCATCCCGATCAGCCTTGATTATTTCAACGCCTTCAGGAGCTTCCTGGAGGCCGTGGAGTGGGGTTATGGAGATACTTACTTCCTTCTCGGGAGCGACGTGGTCAAGCTGGTGGAGGTCAAGTTTAAGGAGGGCGTGAAGCCCGAGGAGGTTCTCGGCGAACTGCTCAAAATTCCCTACGTGAAGGACGCGAAGCTCATCCCGAAAAACGATCACTACCTGCTCTACGTGAGAGCGAACCTTCTCCATGCGTCCCTTCCGGAGAACGTCTCCCGGTTCTTTGAGGTGCAGAAAAGGGGCATGGTGGTCTTTGAGAAGGGCACCTTCAGCACGGAGGGGTTTTACCTCTACGTCGTCTGCGAGGAAGGCCTCCTCGGGGACGTAATCTCGGCGGTTAAGGAAGTTTACGGGGCCAGAGTGGTCAGCGTTGAGGATTACACTCCGGGGGAAAATCCACTCCTGAAGCTGACCGGGAGGCAGTTCGAGGTTCTCCTTCTGGCCTACAAGAGCGGCTACTTCGACAATCCGAGGCGCGTGACCCTCAGGGAGCTCTCCCAGATGCTCGGCCTGAGCCCTTCCACCGTGAAGGAGCACCTGAGGAAGGGCTTGAAGAGGGTGCTGGAGGAGGTTATAGAGTAG
- a CDS encoding cupin domain-containing protein — MKAEIKNLIDRGTYRKLPLFEGELPEGSYAQIVEVKPNQTVKKHYHERQYELFYIISGEARLGIGETEYLAKPGDIFLVKPKTVHWVVNEKDEPFRLFVVKLNYYGDDSVWLDE; from the coding sequence ATGAAGGCCGAAATCAAGAACCTCATTGATAGGGGCACTTATCGAAAGCTCCCGCTCTTTGAGGGCGAGCTGCCCGAGGGGAGCTACGCCCAGATAGTCGAGGTCAAACCAAATCAAACCGTCAAAAAGCACTATCATGAGCGCCAGTACGAGCTGTTCTACATAATAAGCGGTGAGGCGAGGCTAGGGATAGGGGAGACCGAGTATTTAGCAAAGCCCGGCGATATCTTCCTCGTCAAGCCTAAAACAGTCCACTGGGTCGTCAACGAGAAGGATGAGCCCTTCAGGCTCTTCGTGGTTAAGCTGAACTACTACGGCGACGACTCGGTGTGGCTGGATGAGTAG
- a CDS encoding DUF3883 domain-containing protein, with the protein MGNTHSQANLTLKPKDIIRKIQEELFGIGIDSSELPENVKNYILRNNEFKRDAAKLAEDIHTKKPHFVFELIQNAEDNEYKEAVIPKIKFILTSDCLIVQNNETGFKEENVWALCKIGGSTKTNKSLGYIGEKGIGFKSVFMVANEVWIFSNGFQFRFEYNKNDPLTMLIPRWIEHVPDFVDPTQTNIILVLNDESKTKASRYLNDVHPNLLLFLRKLKIIEIEDRTRGIYKRFERFEKDNVVEIRIEEKADKLNKTSTLRWFVVKKTLTVPSEIFEDKRRGVKETEIILAFPLNEDGSPDASKEQHVFAFLPVRRYGFKFILQADFILPITREDIIRDSRWNAWLRDFIVDVFMDAVEEFKKDDKLKYCFYEYLPLDEVKDEFFLPVVEGIYRRLKEEECILTDANIWKKPSEVIVGNEEIKKIVPNEYLYQFLGKEYLSSKIKAKKQVLHKLGIRDFSIDDLIKILGNTEWLKKQGDEWFASLYRYLSNRKLSEEQLEDLRDLDIVRLENGELTSINKGTVFFPIEKERIYGFESELRIIRRDVIDIISKYGKEEGDKILEFLKELGIRHATPYEIIENYILPAYEGEDWKQKDSRTLIGYIRYIKDNMHKYERESDRRLNANKKSWETKEDPLKRLKKSLLIRINRDEGEEWYDNPENTYLPKIYGNENDLEELFEGIDVSFVHPCYLEQDIRHINNELSELENKLKDRSKTWKKKHKKEMKKIEKRIRDLKEEKEKRIREWKEFFLKLGVHEVPRVEYYEGSCGLSYSHTYCDFQSRFGIPKEEMKYSTREHRIRDWKLSPELEYILENGNERRMKILLTLLDKYWSEKYSKYRNMGYWWFYYLEYYRSFPSSFIRELKENIKLPTTQNVLASPPEVFLDKPEIRELLGDTVPYLAVEIKNNEFIEALGINTQANVGGVLNYLKALVRQESTDKEKFERLYEFLDKHFGEDATNIKKEFAENSLIFVPNSGKKYYSTEEVIWKDVGNIFGKNRIYLEKHYPKLKKFFVEKLGISEKPTPKDYANVLVDISKKEEISKEDKKIVLKIYEELNRSLNPDRVETLISQEDWWKDFIEEPIFLTDRNEFWYNDNDIFINDDNELYELFKDEENISFLWLPEEYPVDKIKFFIEACNLRYISKSTKVEPLLEESEYLKDQELTNRIRTLIPYVLRYLYWRENATYEKLKKEGIFEKIGEIKVYISETLKVKYSISISERNTVDKIAERKCIYYGGNLYVERENASLNDLAVEFSKVFGEVKGLDSFLLLIINIPPSKIEKIMEIQKIGKLPEGKAEFLRNVLKAEKIEEEKELEKSAEKTLSKEKRREGIHLSILTKTTPKLSTKPKEEENIIGSNEGIPDETGEKEWTPEFSSEEVPVRVEEYKLQKQSHIQEGHGKNSSMEEIHTLLSFRSTNSPPENLSEKTREEIGRWGEKYALRCIKEELVDRYPDASLVDTERGFRLERRGNVIVEVIWENKKGESGKPYDIRIIHKREGDKEEAFFVEVKTTPSMAKAIFHLSGNEWNFMKENGDKYCIYRVYGAGGSNPKVVKISNPIKLIYEGKIKVKNATVEIDSS; encoded by the coding sequence GTGGGAAACACTCACTCCCAGGCGAATCTCACGCTGAAACCAAAGGATATAATCAGAAAAATTCAGGAGGAACTATTTGGAATTGGTATTGATTCCAGTGAATTACCTGAAAATGTAAAAAACTACATTTTACGCAATAACGAGTTTAAGAGAGATGCTGCAAAACTTGCTGAGGATATCCACACTAAAAAGCCCCACTTTGTTTTTGAATTAATCCAAAATGCAGAAGACAACGAATATAAAGAGGCCGTGATACCAAAAATCAAATTTATTCTAACCTCAGATTGTTTAATAGTCCAAAATAATGAGACTGGATTTAAAGAAGAGAACGTCTGGGCTCTATGTAAAATTGGAGGTTCTACCAAAACAAATAAATCTCTGGGATACATCGGTGAAAAAGGGATAGGATTTAAGTCCGTTTTTATGGTGGCAAACGAAGTTTGGATATTCTCAAATGGTTTTCAGTTCAGGTTTGAATACAATAAAAATGACCCTCTAACAATGTTAATCCCAAGGTGGATTGAGCATGTTCCAGATTTTGTTGATCCCACTCAAACAAACATTATACTGGTACTAAATGATGAATCAAAGACAAAGGCCTCTAGATATTTAAATGATGTCCACCCTAATTTGCTACTGTTCCTTCGGAAATTAAAGATAATTGAAATTGAAGACAGAACTCGGGGGATATACAAAAGATTCGAACGTTTTGAAAAAGACAACGTGGTTGAAATCAGAATAGAAGAAAAAGCCGACAAATTAAACAAAACTTCTACACTGAGGTGGTTTGTTGTTAAAAAAACTCTAACAGTGCCTTCTGAAATTTTCGAAGATAAACGGAGAGGTGTAAAGGAAACAGAAATAATCTTAGCGTTCCCATTAAACGAGGATGGCTCTCCAGACGCTTCAAAAGAACAACATGTTTTTGCATTCCTACCGGTTAGGAGGTATGGATTTAAATTTATTCTCCAAGCCGATTTTATCCTCCCCATAACTCGAGAGGATATAATCAGAGATAGCCGTTGGAATGCCTGGCTTAGAGATTTCATCGTGGATGTTTTTATGGATGCTGTTGAAGAATTCAAGAAAGATGATAAACTAAAATATTGCTTTTATGAGTATCTTCCCCTTGATGAAGTTAAAGATGAATTCTTTTTGCCAGTAGTGGAGGGGATATATAGAAGGCTTAAAGAGGAAGAGTGCATCCTAACAGACGCCAATATTTGGAAAAAGCCTTCGGAAGTCATAGTAGGGAATGAAGAGATAAAGAAGATAGTACCCAACGAATATTTGTATCAATTCCTCGGAAAGGAATATTTATCCAGTAAAATAAAAGCCAAAAAACAGGTACTCCACAAATTAGGGATTAGAGATTTTTCAATTGATGACCTGATTAAAATACTTGGGAACACTGAATGGCTTAAAAAACAGGGTGACGAATGGTTTGCAAGTTTGTATAGATATCTCAGCAATAGAAAACTTTCTGAGGAACAGTTAGAGGATCTAAGGGATCTGGATATTGTCAGATTGGAGAATGGGGAACTAACTTCCATAAACAAAGGCACAGTTTTCTTCCCAATAGAAAAAGAGAGAATCTATGGATTTGAAAGTGAACTCAGAATAATTAGAAGAGATGTTATCGATATCATTTCAAAATACGGAAAAGAAGAGGGAGATAAGATTCTTGAGTTCCTTAAAGAGTTGGGAATCAGACATGCAACACCATACGAAATTATCGAGAATTATATCTTACCAGCTTATGAAGGTGAAGACTGGAAACAAAAAGATTCAAGGACATTGATTGGATATATTAGATATATCAAAGATAATATGCACAAATACGAGAGAGAAAGTGACAGAAGATTAAATGCCAATAAAAAATCGTGGGAAACTAAAGAAGATCCATTAAAGCGCCTTAAAAAGTCACTTCTTATACGCATAAACAGAGATGAAGGAGAAGAATGGTATGACAACCCAGAAAATACATATTTGCCTAAGATCTACGGGAACGAGAATGACTTGGAGGAGTTATTTGAGGGAATCGACGTAAGTTTTGTGCATCCATGCTATCTCGAGCAAGATATAAGGCACATCAATAATGAACTCTCTGAATTGGAGAATAAACTAAAGGATAGAAGCAAAACATGGAAGAAAAAGCACAAAAAAGAAATGAAAAAAATAGAAAAGAGAATTAGGGACTTGAAAGAAGAAAAAGAGAAGAGGATTAGGGAATGGAAAGAGTTCTTTCTAAAGCTTGGGGTTCATGAAGTACCTAGGGTCGAATATTATGAGGGGAGCTGTGGGTTAAGCTATTCTCACACTTATTGTGATTTTCAGAGCAGATTTGGAATACCCAAGGAAGAAATGAAATATTCAACTAGAGAGCACAGGATTAGAGACTGGAAGCTCTCTCCAGAACTCGAATACATACTAGAAAATGGGAATGAACGGAGAATGAAGATTTTACTGACCCTACTGGACAAATATTGGAGCGAAAAATACTCAAAATATCGGAATATGGGTTATTGGTGGTTCTATTACCTCGAGTATTATAGGTCATTTCCTTCATCGTTTATCAGAGAGTTAAAAGAAAATATTAAGCTCCCCACAACACAAAATGTCCTTGCAAGTCCCCCAGAGGTATTCCTAGATAAACCAGAAATTCGAGAACTCTTGGGGGATACTGTCCCATATCTGGCAGTGGAAATTAAAAATAATGAGTTCATTGAAGCCTTGGGTATCAACACTCAGGCTAATGTAGGGGGTGTACTAAATTATTTAAAAGCTCTTGTGAGGCAGGAGAGTACAGATAAGGAAAAATTTGAACGGCTGTATGAGTTCTTGGATAAGCATTTTGGGGAAGACGCAACTAACATTAAGAAGGAATTTGCTGAAAATTCTCTTATTTTTGTTCCCAACTCAGGGAAAAAATATTACAGCACTGAGGAAGTTATCTGGAAGGATGTGGGCAATATTTTCGGTAAAAACAGGATATATTTGGAAAAACACTATCCCAAGCTCAAAAAATTCTTTGTGGAAAAACTTGGCATAAGTGAGAAGCCCACCCCAAAAGATTATGCCAACGTATTGGTTGATATCTCCAAAAAAGAGGAGATTTCTAAGGAAGATAAGAAAATTGTTTTGAAGATATACGAAGAACTGAACCGTAGCTTAAATCCTGATAGAGTTGAAACCCTTATATCTCAGGAAGATTGGTGGAAAGATTTCATCGAGGAACCAATATTCTTAACCGACAGGAACGAGTTTTGGTATAACGATAATGACATCTTCATAAACGATGATAACGAACTTTATGAACTGTTTAAAGACGAAGAAAACATCAGTTTTCTATGGTTGCCCGAGGAATACCCCGTAGATAAGATCAAATTTTTCATCGAAGCATGCAATCTTCGTTATATATCTAAAAGCACTAAAGTTGAACCGTTGCTTGAAGAGAGTGAATATTTAAAAGATCAAGAACTCACAAATCGCATTCGGACTCTCATACCCTATGTTTTACGGTATCTTTATTGGAGAGAAAATGCAACATATGAAAAGCTCAAAAAAGAGGGAATATTCGAAAAGATCGGAGAAATTAAAGTTTATATCTCAGAGACTCTAAAGGTTAAATATTCAATAAGTATTAGCGAAAGGAACACAGTAGATAAAATTGCCGAGAGAAAATGTATTTACTATGGCGGCAATTTGTATGTCGAAAGAGAGAATGCTAGCCTCAATGATCTTGCAGTAGAATTTTCCAAAGTGTTCGGAGAAGTTAAGGGTCTTGACTCATTCCTGTTGCTCATTATAAATATCCCTCCATCAAAAATAGAGAAAATCATGGAGATACAAAAAATAGGGAAACTACCCGAGGGTAAGGCTGAGTTTTTAAGAAATGTGCTCAAAGCTGAAAAGATAGAAGAAGAGAAAGAGCTTGAAAAGAGCGCAGAAAAAACCCTTTCAAAAGAAAAAAGACGTGAAGGAATCCATCTTTCAATATTAACAAAAACTACCCCCAAATTGTCAACAAAGCCAAAGGAAGAAGAGAACATTATTGGAAGTAATGAAGGTATCCCAGACGAAACGGGGGAGAAAGAATGGACTCCAGAATTTTCTTCAGAGGAAGTTCCGGTTAGGGTTGAAGAATACAAGCTTCAAAAGCAAAGCCACATACAAGAAGGACATGGCAAAAATTCTTCCATGGAGGAAATTCACACTTTATTATCTTTTAGGTCCACCAATTCACCTCCAGAAAACCTGAGCGAAAAAACAAGAGAGGAGATTGGACGGTGGGGAGAAAAATACGCCTTAAGATGCATCAAAGAAGAGTTAGTGGATAGATACCCTGATGCCTCTTTAGTGGATACTGAACGGGGCTTTAGATTGGAAAGGAGAGGTAATGTGATTGTAGAGGTGATATGGGAAAACAAAAAAGGTGAAAGTGGCAAGCCTTATGACATTAGGATTATACATAAAAGAGAAGGGGACAAAGAAGAAGCTTTTTTTGTTGAGGTTAAGACTACACCTTCAATGGCTAAGGCAATATTTCACTTGTCCGGGAATGAATGGAATTTCATGAAAGAAAACGGTGATAAATACTGTATCTATAGGGTATACGGGGCAGGAGGAAGCAATCCCAAGGTAGTCAAGATCTCAAACCCAATAAAGTTAATATATGAAGGAAAAATTAAAGTGAAAAATGCAACTGTAGAGATAGACTCGTCATAA
- a CDS encoding fluoroquinolone export ABC transporter permease subunit produces MIGRLVKTNLTLGVRGYVYPIYVLIGLAYGLMLMIFPERYLPTMVPIFLLFEPGLVGFMFVGTEIFAEKKDGAIGALAVTPIEWRDYIIAKTLIMSLLSVIGAVLIMAIGTRSLDGLGYVAVGAFLASVVYTLLGIAVSAKYRDLDDYFVPIMAVLIVSLLPFAHYHGYLTSEIWKVLYAVPSYPVLYFFKAPFVEVSTDTLVKSGIALVVWAGVAYYLAKRRFYKYAVEGLR; encoded by the coding sequence ATGATTGGAAGGCTCGTGAAGACGAACCTCACCCTCGGTGTGAGGGGCTACGTCTACCCGATATACGTCCTGATAGGCCTGGCCTACGGGCTGATGCTCATGATATTTCCAGAGAGATACCTTCCGACAATGGTGCCCATATTCCTCCTCTTCGAGCCGGGGCTGGTCGGCTTCATGTTCGTCGGCACGGAGATATTCGCCGAGAAGAAGGACGGGGCGATAGGGGCTTTAGCGGTGACGCCCATAGAGTGGAGGGACTACATCATCGCCAAAACACTCATCATGAGCCTGCTGTCGGTCATCGGGGCGGTTTTGATAATGGCCATAGGCACCCGCTCGCTCGATGGACTGGGCTATGTGGCGGTGGGGGCCTTTCTGGCATCGGTGGTCTATACACTCCTCGGGATTGCGGTTTCGGCAAAGTACCGCGACCTCGACGACTACTTCGTGCCCATCATGGCGGTCCTTATAGTCTCCCTCCTGCCCTTCGCCCACTACCACGGCTACCTCACGAGCGAAATCTGGAAGGTTCTTTACGCCGTTCCAAGCTACCCGGTGCTCTACTTCTTCAAAGCTCCTTTCGTGGAGGTTTCAACGGATACACTGGTGAAGTCGGGAATAGCTCTAGTTGTTTGGGCGGGTGTGGCCTATTACCTCGCCAAAAGGAGGTTCTACAAATACGCCGTGGAGGGATTGAGATGA
- a CDS encoding ABC transporter permease encodes MSFVKKFGAIYRTDIKLLRRDPMLLYSVAMTLVLLLIVRYFKDRVGVYYPLLALLTLIFIPMILGMIPGFMMADEKEDKTIQALQVIPISSEAFLAYRLTWASIVTALMTAGAPWILDIEMPQKGILALIALFLLEVWIYGLLITVFSESRMQALTVSKVLGWFLMLPPLIKLVVVWRNLSTDWSRFTAFLPTYWLYKVFDGIPANDYSDFPIAVMVHLLWLVPLVLLFRKRVL; translated from the coding sequence ATGAGCTTTGTGAAGAAGTTTGGGGCAATTTACCGGACGGACATCAAACTGTTGAGGAGGGATCCGATGCTCCTCTACAGCGTTGCAATGACGCTGGTGCTCCTCTTAATCGTCCGTTACTTCAAAGACCGCGTTGGCGTTTACTACCCTCTCCTCGCGCTCCTGACGCTGATATTCATTCCCATGATACTGGGCATGATTCCCGGCTTCATGATGGCCGACGAGAAGGAAGACAAGACCATACAGGCACTTCAGGTCATTCCAATATCAAGCGAGGCTTTCTTAGCCTACAGGCTCACGTGGGCTTCCATAGTCACCGCGCTGATGACCGCCGGTGCTCCCTGGATCCTCGACATAGAGATGCCCCAAAAGGGAATTCTCGCGTTGATCGCCCTCTTCCTCCTCGAGGTGTGGATCTACGGGCTTCTCATCACGGTGTTCTCGGAGTCAAGGATGCAGGCGCTAACGGTTTCCAAGGTTCTCGGCTGGTTCCTGATGTTACCCCCGCTGATAAAGCTCGTCGTCGTTTGGAGGAACCTTTCCACCGACTGGAGCAGGTTCACGGCCTTTCTGCCCACATACTGGCTCTACAAGGTCTTTGATGGCATTCCCGCCAACGACTACTCGGATTTCCCAATTGCCGTCATGGTCCACCTCCTGTGGCTCGTCCCGCTCGTGCTGCTGTTCAGGAAGAGGGTGCTCTGA